One genomic segment of Danio rerio strain Tuebingen ecotype United States chromosome 11, GRCz12tu, whole genome shotgun sequence includes these proteins:
- the LOC137496716 gene encoding uncharacterized protein isoform X2, with protein MEALELELEEVESQIRALVAQRTRGAAQPGVVHADTRLPRRLGAAAQGASQIPGQNVSACVRDLHGEPLLPSPRVGSRCGHHR; from the exons atggaggcgttggagctggagctggaagaagtggagtcccagatccgcgCGCTGGTG gcccagcgcacccggggcgcggctcagccaggcgtcgttcacgccgacacccggctaccacggcgcctgggtgcagccgcgcaaggtgcttcccagatcccggggcagaacgtctccgcctgtgttcgagatctccacggagaaccgcttctcccctctccgcgagtcgggtcccgatgtggccatcatcggtga
- the LOC137496716 gene encoding uncharacterized protein isoform X1: MEALELELEEVESQIRALVVRRSRLRERLLAVPNAKAVSSPKVRGNYNHIIPSTSTPRPSLSRPSAPGARLSQASFTPTPGYHGAWVQPRKVLPRSRGRTSPPVFEISTENRFSPLRESGPDVAIIGDSIVRHVRAASSKGNKVRTFCFPGARVKNISTQIPTILGAAESPGAVVLHVGTNDTGLRQSEILKKDFRSLIETVRRTSPATQIIVSGPLPTYRRGNERFSRLLALNEWLITWCKEQKLLFANNWNLFWERPRLFRPDGLHPSRAGAELLSDNISRLLRTI, from the coding sequence atggaggcgttggagctggagctggaagaagtggagtcccagatccgcgCGCTGGTGGTAAGACGGTCGCGGCTACGGGAACGGCTTCTAGCcgtacctaatgctaaggccgtctcatcacctaaggtacgtggaaattacaaccacatcattccctctacctcaaccccgcgtccttctctgtccaggcccagcgcacccggggcgcggctcagccaggcgtcgttcacgccgacacccggctaccacggcgcctgggtgcagccgcgcaaggtgcttcccagatcccggggcagaacgtctccgcctgtgttcgagatctccacggagaaccgcttctcccctctccgcgagtcgggtcccgatgtggccatcatcggtgactcgatcgttcgtcacgtccgtgccgcctcctcaaaaggtaataaagtacgtactttctgctttcctggtgcccgtgtgaaaaatatttctacacagattccaaccatcctgggcgctgccgagagccctggtgccgttgtcctccacgtggggacaaacgacaccgggctccggcagtcggagatcctgaagaaggacttcaggagcctgatcgagacggttcgacgcacctcgcccgccacgcagatcatcgtttctgggccgcttcctacctaccgccgaggaaatgaaaggttcagtagacttttagctttgaatgaatggctaataacatggtgtaaagaacagaaattgctctttgctaataactggaatcttttctgggagcgtcctaggctcttccgtcctgacggcctgcaccccagtcgagccggagctgaactcctgtcggacaacatctccagactacttcgcaccatctga